DNA sequence from the Nicotiana tomentosiformis chromosome 3, ASM39032v3, whole genome shotgun sequence genome:
acataaatcttgttggaactccagaagagctccaaaaggcaattgaatatcttaagaaagaatttgagatgaaagatcttggaaagacaaaactttgtcttggtctgcaaattgaacatttagcagacgggatctttgtccatcaatctgcctatacagaaaggatcttaaaacgcttttacatggacaaagcgcacccattgagtacaccaatggttgttcgatcacttgaagtgaataaagatttgttctgacctccagaagaggatgaggaactccttggtcccgaagtacccaatctcagtgcaattggtgcactaatgtatcttgctaatgctacaaggcctgacatagcattttctgttaatttactagcaagatatagttcttaTCCTACACGGAGtcattggaatgggattaagcatatattgcgaatttaaagggaactcttgatatgggtttgttttatgctaacaaagatagtatagatcttattggttatgcagatgcacgttatttatctgatccccataaagctagatctcaaatcgggtacgtgtttacatgtggatgtactatcatatcatggcgctccacaaagcaatctattgttgctactgcttcaaatcatgctgaaataatagctattcatgaagcaagtagggaatgcgtatggttgagatcaataattcattttattcaagaaaaatgtaattttgaatgtgagaaaagacccacaattttatacgaaaataatgctgcatgcatagcccaattgaagggaggatttataaaaggagatcgaacgaagcacatttcaccaaaattattctacacacacgatcttcagaaaaatggtgacattgatgtgcaacaaatacGTTTAAGTGACAAtctggcagatttattcactaaatctttgccaacttcaacttttgagaagatggtatacaagattggaatgcagagactcaagtatttgaaacaaggttttcatcaggggaagtaaaatacgcgatgtactcttttttccttactaaggtttgttcccacagggttttccttataacaTTTTTAATGAGAcagctagaaatgcgtattactaaatatgtgtactctttttccttcactaggatttttttcactgggtttttcctagtaaagttttaacgaggcacaataccttttaatgaacatccaagggggagtattatgaaaataattatattgtggatgtccatttattactccgctatagataatcttcctgaagaagattatccatttagtactctgttgaagtttatctacaagcagctgatgcaggcaggttgcaagcagctcaatgaaatgatttgcaacagtttcttattaaacaggcaagttgcaagcagctcatgcagacagcttacaagcagctaaagaaaagccttgcagctgcttcctgaaaagcctcgcagctgcttcctttcttctataaatagaggagttttcagttcattatgtacaaaaGTTAGatgtttgaataatatatcaatctctctctatacttgtcttcggtttatttactttacagtttttattttataacggATGACAGTTTCTCAGCATTAAAGAATGATAATATGTGCTGGCCAAATATTGATATGAAGTTAagggggtcgtttggtaggatgtaAATACATGTATTATCTTTGGTATTATTAATCCCTTATTTGGTAGTATTTTTTAATCTATGTGTAATTAATCTAAGTACTAGTTATACACCATAGTCAATACTATTTTTGTACATAGCAAACTATGACATTAACAATACCATAATATTTAATACAAGGATAAGTAAATATAAAGACAGAACTGCCCTTTCAAAACCTTTTCTAAATCTTTTCCAACGTTTTTTAGATGTAGATGGAGGGCATTTTTcgaacaaatatttttttttttttaaaagtattgcAATGGatgttatttttaatacaccaaattaaatagttgataagaaataatctcaatattACCAATACACCTTATTCAGCAGGGGGGTACGCATAAATTTTTGTAAGTGGTATCAAAATTTATAGAATGGGAATATTTGCCAAAAAATAAGTGCTAGTTCAGCTTAGAACCTCTAACCTCTAACCTCTTAGAGTAAAATCAAGCATATACCAACACGCCAAGAGACAATGTGTCAAGTGGTGTCATTTTTTCTACTTATTAATTTCCTCATTGTATTAAtacatatttattataaaaaaaattcgaCGAAGTGGTGTCGCGTGACACCGCTTCCTTGAATATATGTCCGCCACTAATATTCAGTATTATTTTTGTACactctaccaaacgacccctaatagTTAAAATTGTTGCAAATGGAATAACTTCCGCCAAAAAAGTAAATGAAgttattttacccatttttctgGCAACTTAACACCAAACAATGAAttattttccaaaaaatatttccCATTATACGAAACACATCAAAAAATCCATTAAATGACTCAGAATTGGGATTTATGGTTTGAAAATGATAAAAAGAAACAGTTCTTCGAAAGAAAAGAAAACTTGcccataaaaataaaaggatgtTTCTAGATGAACGCGCGAATATTGCGTTGACGTAGTAAATATATAGCGATTTGAAAAATCATCACATGCAGCTGCAGTTGCCATATCCCATCACCTAAACCTAAAACAAAGGGAATTAGTCATAAAATTCAGCCAACTACtcctccccccacccccacccgcCAAAACCCCTTCTCTTCTTTCTTCTCCTTTTTCTTCCAGGATTAGGTACGCGCTTTCAAGCTTTGTCAACACTTTTACTTTATAAAAAGGCAACCGCTTTCTAGCATTTAGCAGAAAAACAGGGAAGACACAAATTAGGCATTCGAGGTTGCAGATATTTACATAGAAATTCTGGGGAAAATATCATCATGTGTCCTTTAAGATTTATCTTGGTGTTCTTTTCGGCATTATTGGCTGGTTATGTAGCTTGGAGGACGGTTCGTTCTTCTTCGACAGATACAGATTTTACAATTCCTGAGGATTCTATGGTTGAAACAACTAATGCTCCCCAGAAAGAGAAACAAGAATTCGATTCCATTGAGGTGAGAT
Encoded proteins:
- the LOC104092513 gene encoding uncharacterized protein, with translation MCPLRFILVFFSALLAGYVAWRTVRSSSTDTDFTIPEDSMVETTNAPQKEKQEFDSIEVRFPCNFPKMIQNGFWVFVDMASGKYLWRNLKSLQNVDKSKSY